A region of Candidatus Dependentiae bacterium DNA encodes the following proteins:
- the alaS gene encoding alanine--tRNA ligase, whose protein sequence is MKSIEIRQKFFDFFIQRNHEKVASSSLIPAHNPTLLFTNAGMNQFTDVFLGLEKRSYTRATSIQKCVRAGGKHNDLENVGFTKRHLTFFEMMGNFSFGDYFKKDAIPFAWDFLTKEMNLPEEKLHITVYKTDDEAYDIWHKTIGIPTERMHRLGEKENFWQMGDTGPCGPCTEIHLDRGQDPSCPDPKNCGPACDCDRFLEIWNLVFMQFDRQPDGTDKPLKQTGVDTGMGLERLCTLVQNKDSVFETDLFANTMAKIEEMSSKKYAEQPPHLKGAFNVLADHSRSATMLIADGCAPSNDGRGYVLRKIIRRAALFAQKLTVNESLFPELSKVVVQDMGAIYPDLKNQQELVYKVLDSEVKKFATNLVRGQGILEKYFKENNVEKIINGQQTFKLYDTFGFPVELIKVIAQERGFIVDTVGFETEMAKQQEQSNKGATEQLHVDLDESITTEFTGYKELQTTSEIIALVQDGKVVHAVLAGTTCYVIAKKSPFFIVGGGQVPDQGWLEIEGVRVPLTEVRYINTAIAAKIVAQHNMHIGDAVTSIVNEPLRVAAMKNHTATHMLQSALIELFGNQIKQAGSLVHPDYLRFDFSYHDNLSAEDIHNVEELVNKKIRENILLNVQYMTLKEAQARGALAFFGDKYKPENVRMVEIPNFSTELCGGTHVHATGDIGTFKITEVTSPAAGQRRIFAVTGHKAIELFQETFDITKKLCQEFKIKREEIVDTVEKQASFIKTLQSEIKQFKKQAWKSQLPIWLEAVTKIGNIPYLFLTLKDFAAEDLRDVASHLGNKKPGFYFLISTIDDRITFLCTLSSEFASMVNLKDFATWLKDNHQLRGGGNTNSLQGGGVKFDSNLETAISEWLSHNQK, encoded by the coding sequence ATGAAATCAATTGAAATTCGTCAAAAATTTTTCGACTTTTTTATCCAACGAAACCACGAAAAAGTAGCCAGCTCCTCACTCATTCCTGCGCACAATCCAACATTACTTTTTACTAATGCAGGCATGAATCAATTTACTGATGTGTTTCTTGGGCTTGAAAAACGAAGCTACACCCGCGCTACTTCCATTCAAAAATGTGTGCGCGCTGGCGGCAAACATAACGATTTGGAAAACGTTGGCTTTACCAAACGCCACCTTACCTTTTTTGAAATGATGGGCAACTTCTCATTCGGCGATTACTTTAAAAAAGATGCTATTCCTTTTGCGTGGGATTTTTTAACCAAAGAAATGAATTTACCAGAAGAAAAACTCCATATCACCGTGTATAAAACCGATGACGAAGCGTACGACATTTGGCACAAAACTATTGGCATTCCAACAGAAAGAATGCATCGCCTTGGTGAAAAAGAAAACTTCTGGCAAATGGGTGACACTGGCCCTTGCGGTCCATGCACCGAAATTCATTTAGACCGTGGCCAAGATCCAAGCTGCCCAGATCCAAAAAACTGTGGCCCCGCATGTGATTGCGATAGGTTTTTGGAAATTTGGAACTTAGTGTTCATGCAATTTGACCGACAACCAGATGGCACCGACAAACCGCTTAAACAAACGGGTGTTGACACCGGCATGGGCCTGGAACGTTTATGTACCTTAGTACAAAATAAAGATTCTGTTTTTGAGACTGATCTTTTTGCCAACACTATGGCAAAAATAGAAGAAATGAGTAGCAAAAAATATGCCGAGCAACCACCACACCTCAAAGGTGCATTTAATGTGCTTGCTGACCATAGTAGATCAGCCACTATGCTGATTGCCGATGGCTGCGCTCCTTCAAATGATGGTCGCGGCTATGTATTGCGTAAAATCATTCGCCGTGCTGCATTATTTGCTCAAAAATTAACGGTAAATGAATCGCTGTTTCCTGAATTATCCAAAGTGGTTGTCCAAGACATGGGCGCAATCTACCCTGATCTTAAAAATCAACAAGAACTCGTCTACAAAGTTTTAGATAGCGAAGTTAAAAAATTTGCTACCAACCTTGTACGCGGCCAAGGGATTTTAGAAAAATACTTTAAAGAAAACAATGTCGAAAAAATAATCAACGGACAACAAACCTTTAAATTATACGACACCTTTGGGTTCCCCGTAGAATTGATTAAGGTTATTGCTCAAGAACGTGGTTTTATCGTCGACACCGTGGGCTTTGAAACCGAAATGGCAAAACAACAAGAGCAATCAAACAAAGGTGCTACCGAGCAACTCCATGTTGACCTTGATGAATCAATTACTACCGAATTCACTGGTTACAAAGAACTACAAACAACCTCAGAAATTATTGCCTTAGTCCAGGACGGAAAAGTAGTTCACGCAGTACTTGCTGGGACCACCTGCTATGTCATCGCCAAAAAATCGCCCTTCTTTATTGTTGGCGGCGGTCAAGTGCCTGACCAAGGCTGGCTGGAAATCGAGGGAGTACGAGTACCACTAACCGAAGTTCGCTACATTAACACTGCTATTGCAGCAAAAATTGTCGCGCAACACAACATGCACATCGGCGACGCCGTAACTTCAATCGTCAATGAACCATTGCGCGTTGCTGCCATGAAAAACCACACTGCAACCCACATGCTGCAATCAGCACTTATTGAACTTTTTGGCAACCAAATCAAGCAAGCTGGTTCGTTAGTACATCCTGATTATCTACGTTTTGATTTTTCATATCACGATAACTTAAGCGCTGAAGATATTCACAACGTCGAAGAGTTAGTGAATAAAAAAATCAGAGAAAATATTCTCCTTAACGTGCAGTACATGACTCTTAAAGAAGCACAAGCTCGTGGCGCGCTCGCATTCTTTGGCGATAAATATAAACCAGAAAACGTTCGTATGGTTGAAATTCCAAACTTTTCAACCGAACTGTGTGGCGGCACCCATGTGCATGCAACAGGCGACATTGGCACCTTTAAAATCACTGAAGTAACCTCGCCTGCCGCTGGCCAACGAAGAATTTTTGCTGTCACTGGACACAAGGCCATCGAACTGTTTCAAGAAACATTTGATATCACCAAAAAGCTCTGCCAAGAGTTTAAGATTAAACGTGAAGAGATTGTTGATACCGTAGAAAAACAGGCTTCTTTTATTAAAACACTGCAATCAGAAATCAAACAATTCAAAAAACAAGCATGGAAATCTCAACTCCCAATCTGGCTTGAAGCAGTGACAAAGATTGGTAATATTCCGTACTTATTTTTAACACTTAAAGATTTTGCTGCGGAAGATTTACGCGACGTAGCAAGCCATCTCGGCAACAAAAAACCAGGCTTTTATTTTTTAATCAGTACTATTGACGACCGTATCACCTTCTTGTGTACACTGTCATCTGAGTTTGCAAGCATGGTAAATTTAAAAGATTTTGCCACATGGTTAAAAGATAACCACCAATTGCGAGGCGGAGGCAATACCAATTCGTTGCAAGGCGGCGGTGTCAAATTTGATAGCAATTTAGAAACAGCTATTTCTGAATGGTTATCACATAATCAGAAATAA
- a CDS encoding oligosaccharide flippase family protein, with the protein MLTIDKERQKQSFKQKITATLAQFLPIIVIKNFLIYSAGSIILRSISMVMTPFTLAMLSPSDYGFLSMMTSFNNILVIFSGFGLRQVFYLEFFHCDSSQRHTMVNTIIVIYLMLAIPLFCLLLYNAPLINTYCFMGNANTTLISIMLLYCFMYFFAELFYQVLQYQTKALHLTTLQTIVALLTITANLTFLYVLGWGVYGMMIGYTLGIATACLVGLHAYLHKKSFKFFNIARSLKQGSYYLKLGLPFIPSVLFGWVLASGDRWVLARYGTMHDVGIYSLADMFGSLYQVFILYPMSGSYLPYLFQKFAENKHDVAHIEQWNKKVMYISMVVALVLISIGFFICRPIIYWLLPMKYHEAINYIWFILVGHVFLMGSYFASALIQFHKKTTYLVFALCVPAVLNIVLNILLIPYFAIYGCVVATVIAYICYFLLTLWYNAKLNS; encoded by the coding sequence ATGCTAACAATAGACAAAGAACGCCAAAAACAATCGTTTAAACAAAAAATAACTGCCACGCTTGCACAATTTTTGCCCATTATTGTTATCAAAAACTTTTTAATTTATTCTGCAGGCTCAATTATTTTGCGCAGCATTTCCATGGTGATGACACCTTTTACGCTGGCAATGTTGAGCCCTAGCGATTATGGATTTTTATCCATGATGACCAGCTTTAATAATATTCTGGTAATCTTTAGTGGCTTTGGCTTACGGCAAGTTTTTTATTTAGAATTTTTCCATTGCGATAGTTCACAGCGTCACACCATGGTCAACACCATTATCGTTATCTATCTCATGCTTGCCATCCCGCTTTTTTGTTTATTGCTTTATAATGCCCCACTCATCAACACATATTGCTTTATGGGCAATGCAAACACAACACTGATCTCCATTATGTTACTCTATTGCTTTATGTATTTTTTTGCAGAACTTTTTTATCAAGTTCTCCAATATCAAACCAAAGCCCTACATCTGACCACCCTGCAAACAATTGTCGCGTTACTCACCATTACCGCCAATCTTACGTTTCTCTACGTTCTTGGTTGGGGTGTGTACGGCATGATGATCGGCTATACGTTGGGCATAGCCACTGCCTGCTTGGTTGGACTACATGCTTATCTACACAAAAAAAGCTTCAAGTTTTTTAATATCGCTCGCAGCCTTAAACAAGGTTCTTACTACCTCAAACTTGGATTACCATTCATTCCCAGCGTACTTTTTGGCTGGGTTTTGGCTTCGGGCGACCGCTGGGTTTTGGCACGCTATGGCACCATGCACGATGTTGGCATTTATTCACTTGCCGATATGTTTGGATCACTCTACCAAGTTTTTATTTTATATCCCATGAGCGGATCCTACCTACCCTACTTATTTCAGAAATTTGCAGAAAACAAACACGATGTAGCGCACATTGAACAGTGGAACAAAAAAGTTATGTACATCAGCATGGTTGTAGCGCTTGTGCTCATTTCCATTGGATTTTTTATCTGCAGACCTATTATCTATTGGCTCCTGCCCATGAAATATCACGAAGCCATCAACTACATTTGGTTCATTCTTGTTGGGCATGTTTTTTTAATGGGATCGTATTTTGCTTCAGCACTCATACAATTTCACAAAAAGACGACGTATCTTGTCTTTGCCTTATGTGTACCTGCAGTACTTAACATTGTCCTTAATATTTTATTAATCCCGTATTTTGCTATTTACGGCTGCGTTGTGGCAACCGTCATCGCCTATATTTGCTATTTTTTGCTCACCTTATGGTATAACGCCAAACTCAATTCATAA
- a CDS encoding HIT domain-containing protein — MNKLYAPWRADYTVEVDGKDHKTPKNTCVFCQNFSESWDEHHFILRRFEHVTVMLNLYPYNAGHLLILPLDHKADLNTLSRDARIELMEVTNHSIEIVKKTLHCHGVNVGLNLGKAAGAGIPSHLHMHVLPRFNGDTNFLPTLAQTKVVSFDLRALFEKLKPEFNIITL, encoded by the coding sequence ATGAATAAGCTTTATGCGCCATGGCGTGCTGATTACACTGTAGAAGTCGACGGCAAGGATCATAAAACACCAAAAAATACTTGTGTCTTCTGTCAGAACTTCAGTGAAAGCTGGGATGAGCACCATTTCATTCTTAGACGCTTTGAGCATGTTACCGTAATGCTTAACCTATACCCTTATAACGCAGGTCATTTGCTCATATTGCCGTTAGATCATAAAGCAGACCTTAATACGCTTTCACGTGACGCACGTATCGAGCTCATGGAAGTCACCAACCACAGCATTGAGATTGTTAAAAAAACCTTACACTGCCACGGTGTTAATGTTGGCCTTAATTTAGGAAAAGCAGCCGGAGCTGGCATACCAAGCCATCTACATATGCATGTTTTACCACGTTTCAATGGGGATACTAACTTTTTGCCGACCTTGGCACAGACTAAAGTTGTATCATTTGATTTGCGAGCCTTATTTGAAAAACTAAAACCAGAGTTTAACATTATAACATTGTAA
- a CDS encoding DnaJ domain-containing protein: MYKNIKQMSLVFILALVGFSNNAVASQGKPAKSVAAIITDIEKSLQRYADSYKNPLTRSQFQDLFYSEPNGLIQQFNIFIDTIADSSQSFNVVNRMQELLYQTRDALENHIKQQSQKEQGALNKKNGWADSIRKAILKIDEKIFGKLDLSALGNAQPAKKEAEEINPYALLGVSKKATPYQILGVNPNASKSEIRSAYRKLALQWHPDKNPDDADGATAVFQILEDAYSKLK, from the coding sequence ATGTATAAGAATATTAAACAAATGAGCTTGGTGTTTATTCTTGCATTAGTAGGTTTCAGTAACAATGCTGTAGCAAGCCAAGGCAAACCGGCCAAATCAGTTGCCGCAATCATAACAGACATCGAAAAAAGCCTACAAAGATATGCGGACAGCTATAAAAATCCTTTGACTCGCAGCCAATTCCAAGACCTTTTTTACAGCGAACCAAATGGCCTCATACAACAATTTAACATTTTTATTGATACAATAGCCGATAGCTCACAGTCATTTAACGTTGTTAATAGAATGCAAGAATTATTATACCAAACAAGAGATGCCTTAGAAAATCACATAAAACAGCAATCACAAAAAGAACAGGGCGCATTGAATAAGAAAAACGGATGGGCCGATTCTATTCGAAAAGCAATTCTTAAAATCGATGAAAAAATATTTGGTAAATTAGACCTTTCAGCACTAGGCAATGCCCAACCTGCAAAAAAAGAAGCTGAAGAAATAAATCCGTATGCTTTATTAGGTGTTTCTAAAAAAGCTACTCCGTACCAAATATTAGGCGTGAATCCAAATGCTAGCAAATCAGAAATACGATCAGCGTATCGAAAGCTAGCGTTGCAATGGCATCCAGATAAAAATCCTGATGATGCAGATGGTGCTACAGCAGTATTTCAAATACTCGAAGATGCTTACAGTAAATTAAAATAA
- a CDS encoding glycosyltransferase — protein MKPVTSSVIICTRNRLPDMLICLESLRTQTVAPTELIVVDSSTVPLDKEQSFNVIFTPANFPNSRLVYQHTKPGLPYQRNVGTSLAKQQVVYFFDDDVILQPDYLEHMNNTFTKYPHYAGGMGDVTNISSKKIVYNWVKALFGLQRDYASGKFNASGLPTHPYGMKHFMDVEVLGGCCMAYRRAAFALESFDENLGGYAFMEDCDFSRRVSYRAPLFYNPLAKMQHMVSPLARDRVVDTRAMYIKNYHYLFYKNFYPRNRLKLLAFYWSIIGLFVEAIALRNMNYIKGYLKGLRECHANNRQRTPKTIV, from the coding sequence ATGAAACCTGTAACAAGCAGTGTGATTATTTGTACACGCAACAGACTACCCGATATGCTTATCTGTCTAGAATCGCTGCGCACACAAACAGTTGCTCCTACGGAACTTATTGTAGTCGATAGCAGCACCGTGCCACTAGATAAAGAACAATCATTTAATGTTATTTTTACTCCCGCAAATTTTCCAAACAGCAGATTAGTCTACCAACACACAAAACCTGGCTTACCCTATCAGCGTAACGTTGGCACGTCGCTCGCCAAACAACAGGTTGTATACTTTTTTGATGACGACGTTATTTTGCAACCAGACTATCTAGAACATATGAATAACACTTTTACCAAATATCCTCATTATGCCGGCGGCATGGGTGACGTCACCAACATTTCATCAAAAAAAATAGTGTACAATTGGGTCAAGGCTCTTTTTGGTTTACAACGAGACTATGCTTCGGGAAAATTTAATGCATCAGGATTGCCAACCCATCCGTATGGCATGAAGCATTTTATGGATGTGGAAGTTCTAGGTGGCTGCTGCATGGCATACCGCAGGGCAGCATTTGCATTAGAATCATTTGACGAAAATCTTGGCGGCTACGCGTTTATGGAAGATTGCGATTTTTCTCGTCGCGTTTCCTACCGAGCACCGCTTTTTTATAATCCGTTAGCTAAAATGCAACATATGGTCAGCCCCTTGGCACGTGACCGTGTTGTTGATACACGAGCAATGTATATCAAAAATTATCATTATCTTTTTTATAAAAATTTTTATCCTCGAAATCGATTAAAACTTTTAGCATTCTATTGGAGCATTATAGGATTATTTGTAGAAGCAATAGCACTACGCAATATGAACTATATCAAAGGGTACCTAAAAGGGTTAAGAGAATGCCATGCTAACAATAGACAAAGAACGCCAAAAACAATCGTTTAA